The Lucilia cuprina isolate Lc7/37 chromosome 5, ASM2204524v1, whole genome shotgun sequence genome includes a window with the following:
- the LOC111676613 gene encoding E3 ubiquitin-protein ligase RNF146 yields MENLEESAEVITTTTPDLVEDSIATMGSGPPLLAATTHSNELDDSVQIIETPIEVLDLTSPQPSTSSTTNCSSGAGAVGAAACAVKRNLEETLKKEANNTDLTCTLDQQPSTSNTAANTASSSSSNTTNLLECPICLQTCIHPARLPCGHIFCFLCVKGVAYKNRRCAMCRREIPPEFLDHPQLVNGIEDICTTKATDDGYQWFYEGRNGWWQYDDRTSQDLEEAFKKGERSCTILVAGYVYIVDFDAMIQQRQNEPARCRRVKRDLATIPKKGVAGLRIEGNTVTTDSNFAAQVYQSRQNRYRSGELLHEADIDSPDNPILRTHGTNDPASPNTQRRLRLPYGGLGGYVIELGNPSEFVSTAAATDAALRIASDIIGSTLAHADELTRSNSNNTPSTSANAYQNHLHHHQQHQHTLNQSEETSLNSSNSEANLNDLTHLNTYSNTTPVTLNSNTTVNGLGLLSNNSTNGSGVNISRERGSRELLGAAEDLLGATQRVIATADQPTIDLFEQTLNDFHALTLRNIHDSSDDDNDAEQQQQRQQTHSTPNGQRSSSHSYNPDNP; encoded by the exons atggaaaatttagaaGAGTCTGCCGAAgtaataacaactacaacaccaGATTTGGTAGAAGACTCAATAGCCACCATGGGATCGGGTCCACCTCTACTTGCTGCCACAACACACTCCAATGAACTTGATGATTCCGTGCAAATAATAGAAACTCCTATAGAAGTATTAGATTTAACATCACCACAGCCCTCAACTTCCTCCACTACGAACTGCTCCAGCGGTGCGGGCGCTGTAGGAGCAGCTGCATGTGCAGTGAAAAGAAATTTAGAAGAAACCTTGAAAAAAGAAGCCAATAATAcgg ATTTGACTTGCACTTTAGATCAGCAACCCTCAACCTCTAATACAGCTGCTAACACAgccagcagcagcagtagcaacACTACGAATCTCTTGGAATGTCCTATTTGTTTACAAACCTGCATACATCCCGCTCGTTTGCCTTGTGGTCATATATTTTGTTTCCTTTGCGTTAAA GGTGTAGCTTATAAAAATCGTCGTTGTGCCATGTGTCGACGTGAAATACCTCCGGAATTTCTAGATCATCCACAATTAGTAAATGGCATTGAAGATATTTGCACAACAAAGGCAACAGATGATGGTTATCAATGGTTTTATGAAGGACGTAATG GTTGGTGGCAATATGATGATCGTACTAGCCAAGATCTAGAGGAAGCTTTTAAAAAAGGTGAACGTTCTTGTACTATTCTAGTAGCTGGTTATGTTTATATTGTTGATTTTGATGCCATGATACAACAGCGACAAAATGAACCGGCACGTTGTCGTCGTGTTAAACGTGATTTAGCAACAATACCCAAAAAAGGTGTAGCTGGTCTACGCATTGAGGGTAATACGGTAACAACAGATTCCAATTTTGCTGCTCAAGTCTATCAAAGTCGACAGAATag ATATCGTAGTGGTGAATTGCTACATGAAGCGGATATTGATAGCCCTGACAATCCCATATTACGTACACATGGTACCAATGATCCAGCTTCACCCAATACTCAAAGACGTTTACGTTTACCCTATGGCGGTTTGGGAGGTTATGTCATTGAACTGGGTAATCCCAGTGAGTTTGTATCGACAGCAGCGGCCACAGATGCTGCTCTACGTATAGCCAGTGATATAATTGGATCAACACTAGCCCATGCCGATGAACTGACACGTTCGAACAGTAATAATACACCCTCCACATCAGCCAATGCCTATCAaaatcatcttcatcatcatcaacaacatcaacataCACTAAATCAGTCAGAAGAAACATCTTTAAATTCATCAAATAGTGAGGCTAACTTAAATGATTTAACGCATCTTAATACATATTCAAATACAACACCAGTGACGTTAAATTCCAATACAACTGTTAATGGTTTAGGTTTATTATCAAACAATAGTACTAATGGCAGTGGGGTAAATATATCACGTGAAAGAGGTAGCCGTGAATTACTAGGTGCTGCTGAAGATTTACTAGGAGCTACGCAACGTGTTATAGCTACTGCTGATCAGCCCACTATAGATTTATTTGAACAGACATTAAATGATTTTCATGCTTTAACTTTACGCAATATACATGATTCtagtgatgatgataatgatgctgaacagcagcagcagcggcAACAAACACATTCTACTCCTAATGGCCAAAGGTCTTCTTCTCATTCATATAATCCAGATAATCCCTAA